The nucleotide window gaaacagTGAGAAGGTTCACTATAACAACTTGTTTAGTAAGGATCTAATATAAGCAAACACAATTTAGAGTGAATAAATaccataagttttttttttggtgttccAGTCTTTCACAGTGTAAGGTGTGACGCCATTGCCACCCAAAATAGCCACAAAGTCAAACAATgtataaaaacatgctttatatatatatatatatatatatatatatatatatatatatatatatatatatatatatatattatatatatatatatatatatatatatatatatatatatatatatatatatatatatatatatatatatatatatatatatatattttagggtCCTCTTCCAGAGGCCTGGGATCTTTATatgttgaatattttaatttgactCCATACACAGAGGAGGGTCATAGGTGGGATGAGCACTTTTATCAAGGATTTCCTAGTGTCACGCTTTTTTCGCTCTCTAATGATCTGTTTTTCACTTTCAAATGAGTAGATTACAAAATTAAATGacgatgttttatttaaatatttaaatgccttagtgaaaaaaattaagtaaaaaaaaaaatctgcatcattgcttttattattttaagacaggaaataaaatcctgttttaaaaCTACGAGTCCCATATTTTTTGCCCCTATTAATTTCGTTACAAAGTCAATGAATCAGAGAATTTCTCGAGTTGAAATTAGCAAGCAGCATCCCGTGGTATTTCTGATCCCCGAGCCGACATGTGGACATTGAACGCATCATCGTCGCGGGTGGCGCGAGCTAGGGGAGCGGAGCCTTCCTCTTTCCCGGGCACTTAACTGAAAAACTGCATTATTAACGCCATTATCTCTCTGGTCATTCGGTAAGTTATTGGTAGTGAGAGCAGGTTGTAATTCATGTACACTAATTATTTAAATCGATAGGGGATATTAAAAGTTATCACTTGCTACATTTTACATGTGTTACAAGCTTGTCAAAGGTAGCATGTTAGCTTAAGGTCTGTGGCAGTAAACTTTTGAAGAAGTGAGTAGAAATATTTAATACGGACTTTTAAAACTTGGTATAATTGagtatttgtaatatttttgtccAACACTTACCAGAACTGGCTATAAATGTCTTGTTCTGCTAATGATACCAGGTGCTAGCGGAGAGGACTAGAAGGTATTTGGTAACCAAAATGTGGAGACAGGAACAGCAACCAGACCAAGGAACGACAGGTTtgtccaaaatatttttttctcctttacaAAAAATAGAATCCAATCTCATAgttgtttaagtaaaattacattttcttttttgcttgtGACCAAAGAAAATATCAATTGTGAATCATTCTTTGTACAGTATTGACAATTTTGCTACAATTCAAACTAAGGACATGACATATTTTTCAAGTTATTGCAatttataaatgaatgatgtgtGTATTATAAATAAGTGTGGGGTAATGGCTGCACAAGGATTACAGAAGTAATTTTCATCTCGCTGCCGACGTCAGCGTGAACACAGCACAATCCAAGGTGTTCAAAGTAAGATGCTTAGATCTGGTCACCTTTAGTTTCTGTTTCCTTCAGATTCTTTTATGTAATGAACAATGGTCGAAGAACCCGATATTTCAACCTGACACTGAGttgcgttttaaaaaaaaaaaaaaggtttattgaagaagGATGAGTACTGGCAGAAGATGCTAAAGGGCAGGAGAACAACACATGCGGGTAATGACGTGAACCAAGCCAGGGCAGGAATAGCAGGCAGGATCAGACCAGTGAGGAAGGTAGGAGCTGACCAGAACGGGCGATGGGGGCAGAGGAATCACCAGATCGGGCGATGGGGGCAGAGGAATCACCAGATCGGGCGATGGgggcagagcaagcggctggaACTCACAGGGAAACAAGGCAGACTGGTGCAGCTCGCAGACACTGGCAGCATACATCAGTGAGGGCTGAACAGGAACAGAGCaccagagtccagctggctgagcacacaggaccCGGTAGAGGCAcgacgagacgttctggcagtgagtggatgaatgaggcaggtatatgtaagcaggagaacaggtgagcagagtggtGGCAGGTAGGTGAcagctgattggatggagacTGGTGACAGTGGAATCTAATCCGTCCAGAAaagtacaaacaaaaaacctaaatcatgatgGGTTTTATTTCACTAAGCAAAATGTCTAAATGGAAACGCTAGGCTTTTGCCTAAGGTTCCAGCTTCACTAGTTATCATCAACAGGGCTTTTCCTTGTGACACCGAAGTTGGCATCTGATTTTTAACGTTATTTTACAGCAGAGTGAATAACCGTTTCCACATTGAAGTATAAACCCttcagatcagaatcagaagctATCGTCAAAGTCCTGTTCCATCTAAAGTGTGGTGAACTTGTTTTAGGACAGCCTCGGTGGAGTTAACAGGGATCGCTTTCTTTCCACAAGGACGAGGAGAATTCCTGCACGTTTGAAAATAGATCATTCCTTGTTTTCGAAAGGCCCAGGCTACTTAAGATCGGGTCCCTTAGTATCCACATTTTATAGTCCTATATTCCCCACAGTCAAAAGATCATATTGGTTGTACCAATCAATTCATGTAAAGCAGTTCAATGTGAACAGAGTGGGAGTCTCTCGCTTTGTTTTCCTGTAAGTTAGAGTTGAttttccccttttaaataaGAATGCTCTCCATCTAAAACCTATTAGGATAAGAAAAACACATTGTGTCATGGTGTGGAAGCAAtcatctacactgcaaaaacggaactaaaaataagtaacattttcttaaaatgagtgtatctgtccttgatttgagcaggtaaataagatgatctgccaatggaataagattcaTGCActcaaaataggaacaactcatctccatcatcttatttcaagtgcaggatgtctaattatcttattttaggggtcaaaatactcattccataggcagataatattatgtacctgctcaaatctaggacaaaaacacacattttaagaacattttacttatttttatatccgTTTATGCTGGGTAATCCTGAATGGGAATAAAACAGGGGAGACGATTGAGGTTTTCAGGCATAGATTCGGCACCATTATCATCCTGAGAGAAGAAGTGGAAGAGTATAAATAAAACCAGTATAAGAGTATAAAACCAGAGACACACctgtgaagctgtctacaagaaggagcagagcagactgtacttcctgagggagtttaggtccttcagggtttgcagcaagacgctgcagatcttctataaaACTGAGTGTGATCATCTGTGTCGTCATCCGATGGGGTAGCTGCAGCAGAGCAACTGACCTGAAGAAGCTGCTAACAATCTGATGAAggctggctctgttctggggacctGTCTAGAACCTCTGGACATCACCGTGTATAGATGGATTCTTCGTAAAATGAAGAACTTTATGGATAACCCTCAGCATCCCTTTCATCAGGCTGCTGTACAGCAAcagtcttcagtcagaggcttttccagatctgctgtaagagagacaggagatccttcctgcctgcagccatcagcatctacaacaacttgTTGAAGAAACCCCcgagttacaccagcatttaaaTTCCCTTTGGGAGTAATAATGTGTTTTTGAacagaattgaattgaatgttacagtttttaaaagatAGGAAAGGCTAGGAATACACCCATGATGGAACTTTTGTTATTTAATTGAACAAAAAGCTAAATGAAATTGAGAaacccctcccccctccccaatTTTCACAGCAGGAGAAGTTGAGATGGTTGACGGTGACCTTGAATACACTACATGTTATACATGTTCTTGGACATTAAGAGTCTGCTTTTGTGGTGTTTTGTTTCCAGGATACTATGTATGTGACGTCTTCCCACAAAGGCTGGTGCATGGTGCTTACCAAAAACCCACAGATGTCACTTCACAAATGTTTTTGCGTGTATCATACATGTTTTCTTACACAGTTTGACAAACAATAGTTTTACCCCCACCCCGGCAAATTGTCATGGTTGTCTTGTGTTCATAGGTGTTTCTTTTGCTTTCTCCGCTAGGCTACCTCCCTGTGTCGCTCTTTAACcagaggaagagaaacagggTTCCTCTGAAATCTGTTCCTGGGGAGAATGAATTCTTCTCCCCAGGTGAATTCATGGCCAGCACCGGTCCAGCCGCTCCTCTCGGCCCCTCAGGTGATCACTCTCACAGCTTATTGTCACGTTgctgccactagggggcagcacatcctcagAAAAACGTTAACCATCAATACCATtgagatgtttttaaatgtttataataattaaatatcGAATGCATTTTCATGTCTTACACATTGAGTCTGTAATCCCCCTTGTTTCCTCATCCTCTGCTGAGTCCATCGTATTCATGTGCGTTACAATAATGTAGAAAATACTAACATGACTGCAGGATTTACCTCCTCGGATGTGCTGCGTTTCCTTTTAGGTACATATGGAGGTTACCAGGTCTCAGATTCTTTTTCCAGCGCTCCTCAGAGCCATCAGTGGAACAGAAAAGGAGTCGCAGAGCCGGCTAAAGCCCAGCAGTATGGCAGCAGCAGACCTGCTCCTGGACCTTCAGCGGCGAGAGCCTACGCACCGTTACCACATCCCTACAAAGCTGGGGCCAAGAGGTGCTTTTCACCGTCTGACCATCAGTGTGTCTTACCTTGGCTTGTCAAAAGATTTGAAGGCACAGCAACAATTTTATGACATCaaaacaatgaaatgaaaacGGTCTGTGGAATGCTAATGTTACACTCAGATTATTGTGAAAAGTGTTTGGGAAAGAGTAACTTTGTATGAAAAGCAAATGAaggtaatatttattttttttcattcaaaatgACGAAACTTACTTTGGGATTTTACAAACATTATTACCTTGATAGTAATAATATTAGATGTGATCATTGTGTTGCTTCAGCTCTGTGATGGGCCAAACCAGCAATCCAGTTGGACGTTGGGATTCCAGCTCTGGTGGTAGTTCCAGGCACGGCAGAATCCAACATCCGTATGGCAAGGAGAACTCAAAAAGCCAGCCAACACACCCTCCTGGCTTCTCTCAGATGGCTCAGCAGTCCACCTCCAAACAAACCGTCCCTGCGCGTCAATATTCCCAGCAGCCGaggcctcttcctcctcctcctcctcctcaggcaCCACCCAGCAGGCCCTCTGCCCAGGCCGCACAGCAGCCTAACAAGTCCTGGAAATTTACCAGCAGCTTTGAGCAACAGACATCCTTTGTAAAAAAGAGTTCAACCCAGCCTCCGACGGCTCGGCCAGCCAAGTATCAGGTAGGAAGTTACGTCAAAACATGCAGAAGTCTGACCGATCATTTCccatcatttgttttgttttcgtttCCAGCCGGAAGCGAGTCCAGTGAAGCCGGCTATGGAGAACTCCCTGAGGATCCTGACTACAGTCATTAATGGAATGAGACACTGGAGCCAGTTCAAAGACAAAATTCCTTACTTGTTTGAGATATTTGGTGAGAGAACTTGCTGCTCCTTTGTGAAACGTTAGATATGTGTGAACACCTTTAAACAGGACGCGCTTTTCCCGCAGCTACTCTGGACTCTGCCGTCACACTGGGGCGCTACGGAGCCAAGAACTTCCTCATGAGGGACGGGAAGGATGTGCTGCAGTGTGTGTTCTATGAAAATGTGAGTTTGAAATACGATGGAAACAAATTCATATCTATGTTTAGAAAGCTACAATCAATAGGATTTATCCTGTTTATCTGagctaaatgaaaataatacacTGCCTCGCAAATGTATTCATAATTCataaccttttttaaaaatgtgtcatgacTAACACGCGCTTCAGTGTGTTCATTTGGGTTTTATGTcttagaccaaaacaaaataacacataatTATTAAGGGGAAGGAAAACGAACCAAAATCTAAAGTGTGTGGTgcgcatttgcattcagccccctttGACCTTGACACCTCGAAATAAAATTCTGTGCAGCCCGTTGGCCTGgattgtaatttaatttaatggttGGAGGTTGAAGTTTCACTTTGGTCAGCATTCACTTTATATTGTAACGTTATCTTATTTCAATTACAATCTCgttacattgtcgtaagctgtaggcaacgaaatttcgttttgtatgcactctgcacatagaaaatgacaataaattttGTCTAAGCCTAAGTTTCCTTCAGCTGGGACAGCGAAGCTGATCAGTGGTGACGctgagatggatggagctaaatacagggtgaTACTGGAAGGAAACCTAAACTTACAGCCAGAACTACACCGGAATGGTTTAGGTCAAAGTCTGTTTTCATATGAAAGGCCTGAGATTTCAGTCTgttgatgtgcaaagctggcagagacataAACCTAAACACTTGCTGCTGTAATTGCAGAGAAAGGTGGTTCTATAAAGTGCAGTCTTAAGGGACTGAATAGAAATGGGCACCAcagttttgacattttcatttaGAACCCGTATTCTGCGAGTCTCACTGAAATACGTTGAAGTCTGACCGTAAAGGCGAGGATGTGAGAAACTGAGAGGAGTATGGATAGCTCTGCAGCACGCTCACGTTCACCGTTACGTTCTTCCATCAAGTCAAACTCTTCACTGTCAGTTTGAACATAAAACCACAGTTCAATGAACAAACAtcactgtttgtgttttttcccgaCTGGACGTCTACCAGGAGCAGGTGCTGCCACGCCTGATCCGAGGCCAGGTCCATCGCTGCGTCGGCAACTACGACCGCGGCAGAGACGTCCTGATATGCGTGTCGGTGAGAGCCGCCCTGCCGTCAGAGCAGAGGAACGCCCTGGAAGCCGTCAAGGTCTCGGATGCAGAAATGAGAGGCGTGGTCAAAGTATTCAGCGAAGTTTGAGCAGCAGCTGTCTCAGTGGGTCAAAGTTTCAGGTTCACGGGAACGTTTCTGCACGTTGCAGTTTGCTGAGACGGTAGCTTTAATAGTTGTTGATGTTTGCCGTTTTCCCTGAAAGGATGCTGCCTCCGTACGGTTAAAACCAGCTAACAGTTACGTGTTCTccttcagtgttttttgttgttttctgtgaaCAAACATAAATTTGATTTGAGCCAAACTTCAACGGAAAGTCAAGCGTCTGCTTTTAGAAGTTATGAAATTCTTTTTATTACAAAGAAATgccacaaaacaacaaacaaatgaatTCGGTTAAAGCTAACACAAATCGGTCATCTGAAAAAGTATCATCCAGCGACGGGGCAGTTAGGAATAATGTGATATCAACAACAGTTAGTTTATTTACAGTCTAATaccacaatgaaaaaaaaacaacaacaacatattttctctacaaaaatccttttttttttttttttttttcaccagtgCTGAGACTTTACACACAACCGTCCAACAAATAAGGGAATAGATCCAATCCAGTAACCTCAGTCAAGCACAGTATGAGGTCCAGTTACCCTACATTTCAGATTTCCATCATCTTTCCAATAAATGGCAACATAGTTATgtcaatatttcagtttttgtcaGCATAAGGAGTCCAAATTGGGAgtctaaaagtaaaacatcagcCTAAAACTGCATACGAATACGctcataaaagcaaaaaaacaaaaacaaagggcGGGCTTGATGCAGTTGGCAGTGTCCAGAAACGATGAATTGATATTCGCACCAGAAACTGATGATCAAAAACCCACCGACACATCAGCCTGTTAGTGGAGTACCTTCTacacatcattttaaaacatgtgctggctaaaaatgtaaaatcctTTTCTAGTCTACCGCtgagttaatttaaaaaaaaaaaaaaaaaggatggcgGGAATCGATGATAGCAGAGCGTTATAACCTCTTAACGAAGCAGCTTGAGCCGTTCTCCTCTTCTCCATAATTCGCAGAAGGGTTTCAGGGGATCGTTCAAAACAAGTGCGTTTGCTTTCCTCTCGGCTACATTTGCCCCAAACGTGGCTGAGGACACACTGCGCGGAGtacataaaaacacttaaagcactgagagggaaaagagaggagagaaaCACGTCACATCACACGACGGAGTCCTCAGCTTTCAGCCGAGACAGCGATCCTTACCTGATAACTGTACGAAACTTGTCTTTGTGAAGTTAAAAGGCACGAGTTGGTCGGATCACATTTAAAATCTGGATCAGTTGATCTGCCGTCACCAAAAGCCACGTTTTCATGCAGTTTTAGACACAATCCCCACATCTGGCGTTTTTCGCAAACGCTTTCTTTCCTGAATTGAAGTTTAGTACTGGGCGTTGTAGGCAGAGAAAACAAGCTAACTACATGACACAAACTAATCTGGGGGGGTAAAAACAACCAGCGTCTCTAAcaatttctctattttttttttatttttatttttttttgctgtctgtTTCTCTTTTATCGCAACGCTGCTCTGAAACAACCATCTGTTACGATTTACCTCCTCCTTGATGAGGAGGCTGATTTAGAAACGATCCTTTCAGCAGCTTTGCCGCCGCGTCTCTGGTCCTCTTCTCGCATCAAAGACAGAAGTCGGTCTTTGAAAGCCGAACGTCGTGCCGACCCCCACTTGGTTCACTTTCAGGTCACAAGACAGGAGGGGCGAGAAACAAAAGGTCTGATGGAAAATACCCTTCAGAGGATCAAAGTTCTTATTCCAAAGCGTGGTTTAGCACTTCAGAGTTCCCTTGTGTTTTATTCCTGACCACACTGACCAATGGATTTTAGAGACAACTCGTTTAAGGTTCCGATACGTCCGTCTGTATCCTCAACATTTCCTTAAATCCGTACACTGTCTTTATTGCCTCGTTATCAAGCTTTcttggtttaaaaacaaaaaaacttgcagtgAAACATTAGCGTGGCCGAAGCCACAGAGCCACATAGCATCATGCTCCCTTTCAGATCGTCACAGGCGGTGCcacgaaaaaaaacaaaacatgaaaccaAGTTCACCGTTTAAGTTTGCAGGTTTTGTtaactgaacatttttaaaaaaacaaacaaaaaaaaacattctaaatgACTTAAATTTGAGTTACTAACATTACAGATGCAGGAAGACAgcgtttgtttttctgtattttcagCCGGGGTTATCGCTGAGCGGGGCTTCCTCTGGAGCTTTGCAGCCGTCTCTGCAGGACATCAGGTCCCGGCCGTACGAAGTGGTCAAGAGGAAAAAACGAGACAGAACTATAAGAGGGTGGGCAAAGGGGTGGGGGACAGCTGCTCCTTCGGGGCATATTTGGCAAAGAAGGGCAGGAAAACGGTGAGCATGACTCCAACAATGGCCAGCATGTAGCCCCAGCCGATCTGGCACTCGCCGGCGTAGTAGATGTCGGCGTCTCCGCAGAAAGATCGGACCAGGGAGGAGTTAAGGCCGAAGGGGTACACCAGTAGACCGGTAGCCATGATGAACACTGCAGGGACAGAAGAATAGGGGCGATTAGACcgcataaaaaaaagagaaatgtttacacAAATGCATTTCAAGGATAAACTCATTATCTGTGAAATGTTTTGGTCTTTGCAGAATTTCAGGTGTAATGAGTAGTTTGCATTTTCCACTAAATGAATAATAGCCTTTTTATATcgaatatatttttaaatttaatcttCTCATTTAATCTTCTCAAATCTGCAAAACATCCAGATGTTTTATATTTAGTCTTAAATTACTTTTAGAAAAGTGTTATGTTTTGTTACTTGATCACTTAGTTTATCCAACATTAAACCACTTTCAGCAGAAATTTggctcaaaattattcatattctAACTGTAACTTGACGTTTTAAGACAAGTAGGCTCTGTTAAACCACTAAATTAAGTCACTTTAGTAATTTGTCCCATATTCATATCGGTCTTACATTTAAGAAATACTCATATAAAAATGACTTCTTTTTTTACGTCATGAAACCTCCAGAAACCTGATGTATAGGAAACGTTATATCCAAAGGCTGTATACACTATAGCGTTATTGTTATACCAACTATGTGCCACttggtggcagtagagggcttGCTTAAATTGCCAGCAATTTCTAATTTAAATAGATCATCTGTGCTTTAACACCATTAACAGAGGTTTTGCTACTTAgacttaatatatatataatttaatgtataaaatatacaaaagtaAATCACAACCTGGGTTTTTCCAAAATAATTAAACCTTTTGCTAACCTCTGATTTCATTATACTGTGTTTATGTTATGGGATGTGGTGAAGAAATAAACGCATTTGACATCAAGTGAAACCTTTTTAACCTGCACAGGGATCAGCTTCCTCAGAGATTACCGTCCGCACCCACAGCGCCTGAGAGCGGCTCA belongs to Fundulus heteroclitus isolate FHET01 chromosome 11, MU-UCD_Fhet_4.1, whole genome shotgun sequence and includes:
- the LOC105932193 gene encoding spermatogenesis-associated protein 22 gives rise to the protein MWRQEQQPDQGTTGYLPVSLFNQRKRNRVPLKSVPGENEFFSPGEFMASTGPAAPLGPSGTYGGYQVSDSFSSAPQSHQWNRKGVAEPAKAQQYGSSRPAPGPSAARAYAPLPHPYKAGAKSSVMGQTSNPVGRWDSSSGGSSRHGRIQHPYGKENSKSQPTHPPGFSQMAQQSTSKQTVPARQYSQQPRPLPPPPPPQAPPSRPSAQAAQQPNKSWKFTSSFEQQTSFVKKSSTQPPTARPAKYQPEASPVKPAMENSLRILTTVINGMRHWSQFKDKIPYLFEIFATLDSAVTLGRYGAKNFLMRDGKDVLQCVFYENEQVLPRLIRGQVHRCVGNYDRGRDVLICVSVRAALPSEQRNALEAVKVSDAEMRGVVKVFSEV